A region of the Geomonas subterranea genome:
CAGGGGGGGGACGTACTCTCCCAAATCCTGCGACTGCGAGGTGTTACGCCTCTACCGGCGCGAAGCTGAAGCACTTCTTGGAGCAGGTCCGGCCGCAGGCCCCGCATCCGATACAGTTGCCAGGATTCTCGACTTTCATGAACATCTTCGCCGAATCGTCCTCGTCCAGCTCTTCGAAGCTCAGCACGTCATGAGCGCAAACCTTGTAACAGCGGCCACAGCCGATGCAGGTTTCGTCGTCGATGGAGACGATGAATTCAGGGGTCCACTCTTTCCTGCTTTTGGTCAAACCGGTAATAAAAGCCATGATGATTCTCCTTTGTTTATTGGTCATATTTGCTTGGATGTCCCCTCCCCTGGAGGGGGAGGGTCAGGGAGGGGAACGCGCCCCCCCTCCTTCACCAGCTTCCACCCTCCAAGCGAAGGCTATCAGTCATCTTCGAGGAACGATCCCACCTGGTCCTTGTTCATGGCCTTGCGCAGCCAGGGTGGCGGGTTGCCGCGCAGCACCTCCTGCATCTTCTCGATCGACTCCTTGAGACCCACCTCGACGTTGGTCTTCATCGGGTGGATGCGTTTGGCCACAAGCTTGGCAGCAGCAGGCCCGCCGATCTGCATCGTATAGACGATTGCGCAGCCCGAGAGCAGGTTGGCCCTGGCGGCGATACGGTCCTCTTCGTCGCTGCCGTGTTCACTCACGGAGACGGTCTGGATGTAATGCGCCTCTTCCGGGCCCACCTCCCAAATGTGGA
Encoded here:
- the fdxB gene encoding ferredoxin III, nif-specific, producing MAFITGLTKSRKEWTPEFIVSIDDETCIGCGRCYKVCAHDVLSFEELDEDDSAKMFMKVENPGNCIGCGACGRTCSKKCFSFAPVEA
- the nifX gene encoding nitrogen fixation protein NifX, translating into MKIAFTTSTGETIDMHFGQAESFHIWEVGPEEAHYIQTVSVSEHGSDEEDRIAARANLLSGCAIVYTMQIGGPAAAKLVAKRIHPMKTNVEVGLKESIEKMQEVLRGNPPPWLRKAMNKDQVGSFLEDD